The following coding sequences lie in one Burkholderia cepacia genomic window:
- a CDS encoding MFS transporter yields the protein MKAPRADSMFGGHVGDVAASPSNRQLIVAITIGNGLEFFDLTVFSFFAVLLGKLFFPAVSAQQQLLMSVATFGVGFIARPIGGVVIGLVADRFGRVPAMNLTLVTMAIGTGMIGVLPTYAQIGIAAPVLVVVARLLQGFSAGGEVGVSTSLLAERAPAGERGYYTSWQFASQGAAALAGSFVGFLLSHFLDTASLESWGWRVPFLLGVLIAPIGLYLRARFSAIEQHAPAAAARRSSAVLGTVLRRDGGAVLTALGLVVGGTAAHFIVLYYMSTYAIKVLHLPMDAALWCGILSGAVMFVAAPIGGRLSDRTGSKRVALWSRIALTVLILPGFWLIRAVPSIATMYAVVMLLAALHSINAGANGVILAELFPKSTRATALSIAYAGGVSIFGGFAQFIVTWMIGATGNPAAPAWYVIVCGVLSLVALAFASDRSEHDA from the coding sequence ATGAAGGCGCCCCGAGCGGACAGCATGTTCGGCGGGCATGTCGGCGACGTTGCCGCATCCCCGTCCAATCGTCAGCTGATTGTCGCGATCACGATCGGCAACGGCCTCGAATTCTTCGATCTCACCGTGTTCAGTTTCTTCGCGGTGCTGCTCGGCAAACTGTTCTTTCCCGCGGTCTCCGCGCAGCAGCAGTTGCTGATGTCGGTCGCGACCTTCGGCGTCGGCTTCATCGCGCGGCCGATCGGCGGTGTCGTGATCGGGCTCGTCGCCGACCGGTTCGGCCGCGTGCCCGCGATGAACCTCACGCTCGTCACGATGGCGATCGGCACCGGGATGATCGGCGTGCTGCCGACCTATGCGCAGATCGGCATCGCGGCGCCCGTGCTGGTCGTCGTCGCGCGGCTGCTACAGGGCTTTTCGGCCGGCGGTGAGGTCGGCGTATCGACGTCGCTGCTCGCCGAGCGCGCGCCGGCCGGCGAACGCGGCTACTACACGAGCTGGCAGTTCGCGAGCCAGGGCGCCGCGGCGCTGGCCGGTTCGTTCGTCGGCTTCCTGCTGTCGCATTTTCTCGATACCGCCTCGCTCGAATCGTGGGGCTGGCGCGTGCCGTTCCTGCTGGGCGTGCTGATTGCGCCGATCGGCCTCTACCTGCGCGCACGCTTCAGCGCGATCGAGCAGCACGCCCCGGCCGCGGCTGCGCGGCGTTCGTCGGCGGTGCTCGGCACCGTGCTGCGGCGCGACGGCGGCGCCGTGCTGACCGCGCTCGGCCTGGTGGTCGGCGGCACGGCCGCGCACTTCATCGTGCTGTATTACATGTCGACGTACGCGATCAAGGTGCTGCACCTGCCGATGGATGCCGCGCTGTGGTGCGGGATCCTGTCCGGCGCCGTGATGTTCGTCGCCGCGCCGATCGGCGGGCGGCTGTCGGATCGCACCGGCAGCAAGCGCGTCGCGCTGTGGTCGCGCATCGCGCTGACCGTGCTGATCCTGCCGGGCTTCTGGCTGATCCGCGCGGTGCCGTCGATCGCGACGATGTACGCGGTCGTGATGCTGCTCGCCGCGCTGCACTCGATCAACGCCGGCGCGAACGGCGTGATCCTCGCCGAGCTGTTCCCGAAGAGCACGCGCGCCACCGCGCTGTCGATCGCGTATGCCGGCGGCGTGTCGATCTTCGGCGGCTTCGCGCAGTTCATCGTCACGTGGATGATCGGCGCGACCGGCAATCCGGCGGCGCCCGCGTGGTACGTGATCGTCTGCGGCGTGCTGTCGCTCGTCGCGCTCGCGTTCGCATCGGATCGCAGCGAACACGATGCGTGA
- a CDS encoding MFS transporter, with product MATLGGQISHSPMTGEEKKVIFASSLGTVFEWYDFYLAGSLAAYISKSFFSGVNPTAAFIFTLLGFAAGFAVRPFGAIVFGRLGDMVGRKHTFLVTIVIMGISTFVVGFLPGYASIGIAAPVIFIAMRLLQGLALGGEYGGAATYVAEHAPANRRGFYTAWIQTTATLGLFLSLLVILGVRTFIGEEAFGSWGWRVPFVASILLLAVSVWIRMQLNESPVFLRIKAEGKTSKAPLTEAFGQWKNLKIVILALVGLTAGQAVVWYTGQFYALFFLTQTLKVDGASANILIAIALLIGTPFFLFFGSLSDKIGRKPIILAGCLIAALTYFPLFKALTHYANPQLELATQKAPITVVADPATCSFQFNPVGTSKFTSSCDIAKSALSKAGLNYENVAAPAGTQAEIKVGDTVIQTYDGKATDAKAQGAAFDKTLASTLKGAGYPAKADPAQLNWPMTIVVLTILVIYVTMVYGPIAAMLVEMFPTRIRYTSMSLPYHIGNGWFGGFLPATAFAIVAARGDIYSGLWYPIVIALATFVIGLLFVKETKDSNIYAQD from the coding sequence ATGGCAACGTTAGGCGGGCAAATTTCCCACTCGCCGATGACGGGCGAAGAGAAGAAGGTGATCTTCGCGTCGTCGCTCGGCACCGTGTTCGAGTGGTACGACTTTTACCTGGCCGGCTCGCTCGCGGCCTACATCAGCAAGAGCTTCTTCTCCGGCGTCAATCCGACCGCCGCCTTCATCTTCACGCTGCTCGGCTTCGCGGCCGGCTTCGCGGTGCGGCCGTTCGGCGCGATCGTGTTCGGCCGCCTCGGCGACATGGTCGGTCGCAAGCACACGTTCCTCGTGACGATCGTGATCATGGGCATCTCGACGTTCGTGGTCGGCTTCCTGCCCGGCTACGCGTCGATCGGCATCGCCGCGCCCGTGATCTTCATCGCGATGCGGCTGTTGCAGGGCCTCGCGCTCGGCGGCGAGTACGGCGGCGCGGCGACCTACGTCGCCGAGCATGCGCCGGCCAACCGTCGCGGCTTCTACACCGCGTGGATCCAGACGACCGCCACGCTCGGACTGTTCCTGTCGCTGCTCGTGATCCTCGGCGTACGCACGTTCATCGGCGAGGAAGCGTTCGGCAGCTGGGGCTGGCGCGTGCCGTTCGTCGCGTCGATCCTGCTGCTCGCGGTGTCGGTGTGGATCCGGATGCAGCTGAACGAATCGCCGGTGTTCCTGCGCATCAAGGCGGAAGGCAAGACGTCGAAGGCGCCGCTGACCGAAGCGTTCGGCCAGTGGAAGAACCTGAAGATCGTGATCCTCGCGCTCGTCGGCCTGACCGCCGGCCAGGCCGTCGTGTGGTACACGGGCCAGTTCTACGCGCTGTTCTTCCTCACGCAGACGCTGAAGGTCGACGGCGCCAGCGCGAACATCCTGATCGCGATCGCGCTGCTGATCGGCACGCCGTTCTTCCTGTTCTTCGGTTCGCTCTCGGACAAGATCGGCCGCAAGCCGATCATCCTCGCGGGCTGCCTGATCGCGGCGCTGACGTACTTCCCGCTGTTCAAGGCGCTCACGCACTACGCGAACCCGCAGCTCGAGCTTGCGACGCAGAAGGCGCCGATCACGGTCGTCGCCGACCCGGCCACCTGCTCGTTCCAGTTCAACCCGGTAGGCACGTCGAAGTTCACCAGCTCGTGCGACATCGCGAAGAGTGCGCTCTCGAAGGCCGGCCTGAACTACGAGAACGTCGCGGCACCGGCCGGCACGCAGGCCGAGATCAAGGTCGGCGACACGGTGATCCAGACTTACGACGGCAAGGCGACCGACGCGAAGGCGCAGGGCGCGGCGTTCGACAAGACGCTCGCGTCGACGCTGAAGGGGGCCGGCTACCCGGCGAAGGCTGACCCGGCGCAGCTCAACTGGCCGATGACGATCGTGGTTCTGACGATCCTCGTGATCTACGTGACGATGGTCTACGGCCCGATCGCCGCGATGCTGGTCGAGATGTTCCCGACGCGGATCCGCTACACGTCGATGTCGCTGCCCTATCACATCGGCAACGGCTGGTTCGGCGGCTTCCTGCCGGCGACGGCGTTCGCGATCGTCGCGGCGAGGGGCGACATCTATTCAGGGCTCTGGTATCCGATCGTGATCGCGCTGGCCACGTTCGTGATCGGCCTGCTGTTCGTCAAGGAGACGAAGGACTCGAACATCTACGCGCAGGATTGA
- a CDS encoding DJ-1/PfpI family protein: MTLHIGLLVFPGVQQLDLTGPHDVLASLPDAAVHLVWKSRDAVASSSGLALTPTCTFDDCPPLDVICIPGGIGINDLLLDAETIAFVQQRAAAARYVTSVCTGALVLGVAGLLRGRRATTHWAFHALLEPLGAVPVRERVVRDGNLITGGGVTAGIDFALTIAAELVGDEEAQAIQLQLEYAPAPPFAAGSPDTAPAAVVKRVTERSAASFAKRKAIVEQALRAMSR; the protein is encoded by the coding sequence ATGACCCTGCATATCGGCCTTCTCGTGTTTCCGGGCGTCCAGCAACTCGATCTCACCGGCCCGCACGACGTGCTCGCGTCGCTGCCCGACGCAGCCGTCCATCTGGTCTGGAAGTCGCGCGACGCGGTCGCGTCGAGCAGCGGCCTGGCACTCACGCCGACCTGCACGTTCGACGATTGCCCGCCGCTCGACGTGATCTGCATTCCGGGCGGAATCGGGATCAACGACCTGCTGCTCGACGCCGAGACGATCGCGTTCGTGCAGCAACGCGCGGCCGCCGCACGCTATGTGACGTCGGTCTGCACGGGTGCGCTGGTGCTCGGCGTGGCCGGCCTGCTGCGCGGGCGGCGCGCGACGACGCACTGGGCGTTCCACGCGCTGCTCGAACCGCTGGGTGCGGTGCCCGTGCGCGAGCGCGTCGTGCGCGACGGCAACCTGATCACGGGCGGCGGCGTGACGGCCGGCATCGACTTTGCGCTGACGATCGCCGCTGAACTGGTGGGGGACGAAGAAGCACAGGCGATCCAACTGCAACTCGAATACGCGCCCGCGCCACCGTTCGCTGCCGGCTCGCCCGACACCGCGCCGGCAGCGGTCGTGAAGCGCGTCACCGAACGGTCGGCGGCCAGCTTCGCGAAGCGCAAGGCGATCGTCGAGCAGGCGCTGCGCGCAATGTCGCGCTGA
- a CDS encoding sensor histidine kinase: MATPAHSRHPTGAPSSAADDARDARYENPFAPPDETESPETPRPRSLFGEILDWMLAPLLLLWPMSIAVTYLVAKTIANSPFDRALETNAYVLARQIHPVNGVAELTLPEQTRDFLRADNVDSVYFQVLGTRGELVAGEADMPLPRDEDRPPPGVVVFRDDLLRGNDVRVAYTTVALPQSSGTQPVLVQVGETLDKRNALANDIIKGVILPQFVILPLAILLVWFGLSRGLAPLNALQAHIRARRPDDLSPVEAQRAPPEIEPLVTSFNDLLARLEQNMALQKRFIADAAHQMKTPLAGLRTQAEFALRHPVPPDVQRSLEQIATSSEQAARLVTQLLALARAENRASGLMFEPVEIAALARRAVRDWVQAALAKRMDLGYEGPPDDAPLDVDGNPVMLREMLGNLIDNAIRYTPEGGRITVRVHADPAARFVHLEVEDTGPGIPAAERERVVERFYRILGREGDGSGLGLAIVREIATQHGGTLTLDDHVYQQAPRLAGTLVRVSLPLTGSAPD; the protein is encoded by the coding sequence ATGGCCACGCCGGCCCATTCCCGCCACCCGACCGGCGCGCCGTCGTCAGCCGCCGACGATGCGCGCGACGCGCGCTACGAGAACCCGTTCGCGCCGCCCGACGAAACCGAGTCGCCCGAGACACCGCGCCCGCGCTCGCTGTTCGGCGAAATCCTCGACTGGATGCTCGCGCCGCTGCTGCTGCTGTGGCCGATGAGCATCGCCGTCACCTACCTCGTCGCGAAGACGATCGCGAACAGCCCGTTCGACCGTGCGCTCGAAACCAACGCGTACGTGCTCGCCCGGCAGATTCATCCGGTAAACGGCGTGGCCGAGCTGACCTTGCCGGAACAGACGCGCGACTTCCTGCGCGCGGACAACGTCGACAGTGTTTACTTCCAGGTACTCGGCACGCGCGGCGAACTGGTCGCCGGGGAAGCCGACATGCCGCTGCCGCGCGACGAGGACCGCCCGCCGCCGGGCGTCGTCGTGTTTCGCGACGACCTGCTGCGCGGCAACGACGTGCGCGTCGCGTATACGACGGTCGCGCTGCCGCAATCGAGCGGCACGCAGCCCGTGCTCGTGCAGGTCGGCGAGACGCTCGACAAGCGCAACGCGCTCGCGAACGACATCATCAAGGGCGTGATCCTGCCGCAGTTCGTGATCCTGCCGCTCGCGATCCTGCTCGTCTGGTTCGGGCTGTCACGCGGGCTCGCGCCGCTCAACGCGCTGCAGGCGCACATCCGCGCGCGGCGGCCTGACGACCTGTCGCCCGTCGAGGCGCAGCGCGCGCCGCCCGAGATCGAACCGCTCGTCACGTCATTCAACGACCTGCTCGCGCGTCTCGAACAGAACATGGCGCTGCAGAAGCGCTTCATCGCCGACGCCGCGCACCAGATGAAGACGCCGCTCGCGGGCCTGCGCACGCAGGCCGAGTTCGCGCTGCGCCACCCGGTCCCGCCCGACGTGCAGCGCTCGCTCGAACAGATCGCGACGAGTTCCGAGCAGGCCGCACGGCTCGTCACGCAATTGCTGGCGCTCGCGCGCGCCGAAAACCGCGCGAGCGGACTCATGTTCGAGCCGGTCGAGATCGCCGCGCTCGCGCGGCGCGCGGTGCGCGACTGGGTGCAGGCCGCGCTCGCGAAGCGGATGGATCTCGGCTACGAAGGGCCGCCGGACGACGCCCCGCTCGACGTCGACGGCAATCCGGTGATGCTGCGCGAGATGCTCGGCAACCTGATCGACAACGCGATCCGCTACACGCCCGAAGGCGGCCGCATCACCGTGCGCGTGCATGCCGACCCGGCGGCGCGGTTCGTGCATCTCGAAGTCGAGGATACGGGCCCCGGCATCCCGGCCGCCGAACGCGAGCGCGTCGTCGAGCGCTTCTACCGGATCCTCGGCCGCGAAGGCGACGGCAGCGGCCTCGGGCTCGCGATCGTGCGCGAGATCGCGACACAGCACGGCGGTACGCTGACGCTCGACGATCACGTCTACCAGCAGGCGCCGCGTCTCGCCGGCACGCTCGTGCGCGTCAGCCTGCCGCTGACCGGCTCGGCCCCGGATTAA
- a CDS encoding amidase — MTATVSLSSPPADVTTGDLCDLPARTMLDLLKARQISACDLLDAHLARIATVNPRVNALVTLVDPDVLRARARDIDTRWMRGEWQGPLHGLPVSQKDLTATRGVRTTYGSPLFADHVPLHDALVVRRCASAGALMIGKSNTPEFGAGSHTFNDVFGATRNPWDLTRSAGGSSGGAAAALACGMNPLACGSDMGGSLRNPAAWNNVVGLRPSPGRVPRAPDLNGWTTLGVDGPMARDVADTALLLSAIAGPSGETATELAEPGARFAQPLERNFRGTRIAMSRGLPGVPVDPEIARAVDAQARVFAALGCEVEFDDPDLSDAEDVFRIERAWMIGTLVDGFDDAQRAALKPEIHDEYRLHRSLTAADLGRMFVRKTRLFERMRAFMQRYAFYVLPTTQVMPFDVDLRAPAHVQGAASTSYIDWMRVCWYLSSTEAPILSVPCGFGATGLPIGMQIVGRYRDDWGVLQFGHAYEVAAGRRWAPPTVVADAMR, encoded by the coding sequence ATGACCGCCACCGTTTCGCTTTCGTCCCCGCCCGCCGACGTCACGACCGGCGACCTGTGCGACTTGCCCGCCCGCACGATGCTCGACCTGCTGAAGGCACGGCAGATCAGCGCGTGCGACCTGCTCGATGCGCATCTCGCACGGATCGCGACGGTCAACCCGCGCGTGAATGCGCTCGTGACCCTCGTCGATCCCGACGTGCTGCGCGCCCGTGCGCGCGACATCGATACCCGCTGGATGCGTGGCGAATGGCAGGGGCCGCTGCACGGGCTACCGGTGTCGCAGAAGGATCTCACCGCGACGCGCGGCGTGCGCACGACCTACGGTTCGCCGTTGTTCGCCGATCACGTGCCGCTGCATGACGCGCTCGTCGTGCGCCGCTGCGCGAGCGCCGGCGCGCTGATGATCGGCAAGTCGAACACGCCCGAATTTGGCGCCGGGTCGCATACGTTCAACGACGTGTTCGGCGCGACGCGCAACCCGTGGGACCTGACGCGTTCCGCGGGCGGCAGCAGCGGCGGCGCGGCGGCCGCGCTCGCGTGCGGGATGAATCCGCTCGCGTGCGGCAGCGACATGGGCGGGTCGCTGCGCAATCCGGCCGCGTGGAACAACGTGGTCGGATTACGACCGTCGCCGGGCCGCGTGCCGCGCGCGCCCGACCTGAACGGCTGGACGACGCTCGGCGTCGACGGGCCGATGGCGCGCGACGTGGCCGATACCGCGTTGCTGCTGTCGGCGATCGCCGGGCCGAGCGGCGAGACCGCGACCGAACTCGCGGAACCGGGCGCGCGCTTCGCGCAGCCGCTCGAACGCAACTTCCGCGGCACGCGCATCGCGATGTCGCGCGGCCTGCCCGGCGTGCCGGTCGATCCGGAGATCGCGCGGGCCGTCGATGCGCAGGCGCGGGTGTTCGCGGCGCTCGGCTGCGAAGTTGAATTCGACGATCCCGACCTGTCGGATGCCGAGGACGTGTTCCGCATCGAGCGCGCGTGGATGATCGGCACGCTGGTCGACGGGTTCGACGATGCGCAGCGCGCGGCGCTGAAGCCCGAGATTCACGATGAATACCGGCTGCACCGGTCGCTGACGGCCGCCGATCTCGGCCGCATGTTCGTGCGCAAGACGCGGCTGTTCGAGCGGATGCGCGCGTTCATGCAGCGCTACGCGTTCTACGTGCTGCCGACGACACAGGTGATGCCGTTCGACGTCGACCTGCGCGCGCCTGCGCATGTGCAGGGGGCCGCGAGCACGTCTTACATCGACTGGATGCGCGTGTGCTGGTACCTGTCGTCGACCGAGGCGCCGATCCTGTCGGTGCCGTGCGGCTTCGGCGCGACCGGTTTGCCGATCGGCATGCAGATCGTCGGCCGCTACCGCGACGACTGGGGCGTGCTGCAGTTCGGCCATGCGTACGAAGTCGCGGCCGGCCGCCGCTGGGCTCCGCCGACGGTCGTCGCCGACGCGATGCGCTAG
- a CDS encoding porin encodes MKKRLLAGAGVALIASAAHAQSSVTLYGIIDEGLTYTSNLAVAGPNGTVSGKPAWRMLGGVQQASRWGLRGVEDLGGGLAAVFTLENGFDPSTGKLGQGGLMFGKKAFVGLSGPFGTVTLGRQYDTNVDFLGPLEAAALFGGYMVAHPGDLDNVNNANSTNNAIKFTSNDYRGFRFAAMYGVGGIAGAVTRNQVWSMTAGYTRGPLAVAAGYLNARNPNVSFFGTTGSPAPVVAGVPGNNMLSPVYSGYASARSLQVAAAGGTYAIGAVTLGAMYTNTSFRGLGDLSSGPNPGRVSGNAVFNNVEASVRYQFTPYLFGGVAYDYTRGGGVNGRDGATYHQVAAGLDYFLSKRTDVYATAVFQRASGTDSTGHAAVAAINGPGASANDRQFEARIGIRHKF; translated from the coding sequence ATGAAAAAACGGCTGTTGGCAGGCGCGGGCGTCGCGCTGATCGCGAGTGCGGCGCACGCACAGAGCAGCGTGACGCTGTACGGCATTATCGATGAAGGGCTGACCTACACGAGCAACCTCGCGGTCGCCGGCCCGAACGGCACCGTGAGCGGCAAGCCGGCATGGCGAATGCTCGGCGGCGTGCAGCAGGCGAGCCGCTGGGGGCTGCGCGGCGTTGAGGATCTCGGCGGCGGGCTGGCGGCCGTCTTCACGCTCGAGAACGGCTTCGACCCGAGCACCGGCAAGCTCGGGCAGGGCGGGCTGATGTTCGGCAAGAAGGCGTTCGTCGGGCTGTCGGGGCCGTTCGGCACCGTCACGCTCGGGCGCCAGTACGACACCAACGTCGACTTCCTCGGGCCGCTCGAGGCCGCCGCGCTGTTCGGCGGCTACATGGTTGCGCACCCCGGCGATCTCGACAACGTGAACAACGCGAACTCGACCAACAACGCGATCAAGTTCACCAGCAACGACTACCGCGGATTCCGCTTCGCGGCGATGTACGGCGTGGGCGGCATCGCGGGTGCGGTGACGCGCAACCAGGTGTGGTCGATGACGGCCGGCTACACGCGCGGGCCGCTCGCGGTCGCGGCCGGCTACCTGAATGCGCGCAACCCGAACGTGTCGTTCTTCGGCACGACCGGCAGCCCCGCGCCAGTGGTCGCCGGCGTGCCGGGCAACAACATGCTGTCGCCCGTGTATTCCGGCTATGCGTCGGCGCGCTCGCTGCAGGTCGCGGCGGCGGGTGGCACCTACGCGATCGGCGCGGTGACGCTCGGCGCGATGTATACGAACACGTCGTTCCGCGGGCTCGGCGACCTGTCGTCCGGCCCGAACCCCGGCCGCGTGTCCGGCAACGCGGTGTTCAACAACGTCGAAGCCAGCGTGCGCTACCAGTTCACGCCCTACCTGTTCGGCGGCGTTGCGTACGACTACACGCGCGGCGGCGGCGTGAACGGCCGCGACGGCGCGACCTACCACCAGGTTGCGGCCGGGCTCGACTATTTCCTGTCGAAGCGCACCGACGTGTATGCGACCGCCGTCTTTCAGCGTGCGTCGGGCACCGATTCGACAGGGCACGCGGCGGTTGCCGCGATCAACGGCCCCGGCGCGTCCGCGAACGACCGCCAGTTCGAGGCGCGGATCGGCATCCGGCACAAGTTCTGA
- a CDS encoding LysR family transcriptional regulator, translating to MDRIQAMEVFTRVVDANSFTRAADTLAMPRASVTTIIQNLEALLGVRLMHRTTRRLSLTPEGAAYYEHCTKIITEIAEADASFQTGNRKPSGVLRVHMPSSLGRRIVLPSLSIFRQRYPDITLELGLSDRHVDPVEEGIDCMIRVGPLEDSSMVARRIGMLKRVTCASPDYLARHGEPHEIADLADHHAVNFRSSHGARAIPWVFMIDGKPFEVRMNGSVTVNDSDAYVTCGLEGFGMIQPTLFMVLPNLLDGSLVEVLPDCNPKPKPISIVYPHNRHLSQKVRVFADWIAEVFESTPSLEGGENWRGKVGVQATREPRSSVAA from the coding sequence ATGGACCGAATCCAGGCAATGGAAGTTTTTACCCGAGTGGTCGACGCGAACAGCTTCACACGCGCGGCCGACACGCTCGCGATGCCGCGCGCGTCGGTGACGACCATCATCCAGAATCTCGAGGCGCTGCTCGGCGTGCGCCTGATGCACCGGACGACACGCCGGCTGTCGCTGACGCCGGAAGGCGCCGCGTACTACGAGCATTGCACGAAGATCATCACGGAGATCGCGGAGGCCGACGCGAGTTTCCAGACCGGCAACCGCAAGCCGAGCGGCGTGCTGCGCGTCCACATGCCGAGCTCGCTCGGACGGCGCATCGTGCTGCCGTCGCTATCGATTTTCCGGCAGCGCTATCCGGACATCACGCTCGAGCTGGGGCTGTCCGATCGCCACGTGGATCCGGTCGAGGAGGGCATCGACTGCATGATTCGCGTCGGGCCGCTCGAGGATTCGTCGATGGTCGCGCGGCGCATCGGGATGCTCAAGCGCGTGACCTGCGCGTCGCCCGACTACCTCGCGCGTCACGGCGAGCCGCACGAGATTGCCGATCTCGCCGATCACCATGCGGTGAATTTCCGCTCGAGCCACGGCGCGCGGGCGATTCCGTGGGTGTTCATGATCGATGGCAAGCCGTTCGAGGTGCGGATGAACGGCAGCGTCACGGTCAACGATTCGGATGCGTACGTGACATGCGGGCTCGAAGGGTTCGGAATGATCCAGCCGACGCTGTTCATGGTGCTGCCGAACCTGCTCGACGGCTCGCTGGTCGAGGTGCTGCCGGACTGCAATCCGAAACCGAAGCCGATTTCGATCGTTTATCCGCACAACCGTCATTTGTCGCAGAAGGTGCGTGTGTTCGCCGACTGGATTGCGGAGGTGTTCGAGTCGACGCCGTCGCTGGAGGGTGGGGAGAACTGGCGCGGGAAGGTTGGGGTGCAGGCGACGCGGGAGCCGCGTAGTTCGGTGGCGGCGTAG
- a CDS encoding PAAR domain-containing protein: MSRKFILKGDTTDHGGVVLDGIANSSFDGRELAYLGAPVFCATCKTTGVIVSDGGERTMTVMGKVVALEHDLCQCVCTPQPKLIPSQATGTITG; encoded by the coding sequence ATGAGCCGCAAATTCATTCTGAAGGGCGACACGACCGACCACGGCGGCGTGGTGCTCGACGGGATCGCCAACTCGTCGTTCGACGGACGCGAACTCGCCTATCTCGGCGCACCGGTGTTCTGCGCCACGTGCAAGACGACGGGCGTGATCGTGTCGGACGGCGGCGAGCGGACGATGACCGTGATGGGCAAGGTCGTCGCGCTCGAACACGACCTGTGCCAGTGCGTCTGCACGCCACAGCCGAAACTGATTCCGTCGCAGGCAACGGGGACGATCACGGGCTGA
- a CDS encoding GlxA family transcriptional regulator produces MPAAPRSILVLAFPRAQLLDVSGPLQVFASVNELALERGQPAPYAPRVVAVEAGPVETSSGLVVMAESLRSAARHPDTLIVAGGKGVHAASKDARLVRWVQQQAGRARRVASVCTGAFLLAEAGLLDGRRAVTHWARCDEFAARYPNVRVESDPIFIREGALWTSAGVTAGIDLALALVEEDLGRAIALDVARELVVFLKRPGGQAQFSAMLSMQRIDDRFGELHAWMAEHLTADLSVPALAERVRMSERSFVRHYRAGTGRTPARAVEQIRVEAAQRLLGETAWPVKRIAARCGFGSEETLRRSFVRVLGVSPQGYRERFVR; encoded by the coding sequence ATGCCTGCCGCCCCGCGTTCGATCCTGGTCCTCGCGTTCCCGCGTGCGCAACTGCTCGACGTGTCGGGGCCGCTGCAGGTGTTCGCATCCGTCAACGAACTCGCGCTGGAGCGCGGGCAGCCGGCGCCGTATGCACCGCGTGTCGTTGCAGTCGAAGCAGGGCCCGTCGAGACGTCGTCGGGCCTCGTCGTGATGGCCGAGTCGCTGCGCTCGGCCGCGCGTCATCCCGATACGCTGATCGTCGCCGGTGGCAAGGGCGTGCACGCGGCGTCGAAAGATGCGCGGCTGGTGCGCTGGGTGCAGCAGCAGGCCGGGCGCGCGCGGCGCGTGGCGTCGGTCTGCACCGGCGCGTTCCTGCTCGCCGAGGCCGGCTTGCTCGACGGGCGGCGCGCGGTCACACACTGGGCGCGCTGCGACGAATTCGCGGCGCGCTACCCGAACGTGCGCGTCGAGTCCGACCCGATCTTCATCCGCGAAGGCGCGTTGTGGACGTCGGCCGGCGTCACGGCCGGCATCGATCTCGCGCTCGCGCTGGTCGAAGAGGACCTCGGGCGTGCGATTGCGCTCGATGTTGCGCGCGAACTCGTCGTGTTCCTGAAGCGTCCGGGAGGACAGGCGCAGTTCAGCGCGATGCTGTCGATGCAGCGCATCGACGACCGGTTCGGCGAATTGCATGCGTGGATGGCCGAGCACCTGACGGCCGACCTGTCGGTGCCCGCGCTGGCCGAGCGCGTGCGCATGAGCGAGCGCAGCTTCGTGCGCCACTATCGAGCGGGAACGGGCCGCACGCCCGCGCGCGCGGTCGAGCAGATTCGCGTCGAGGCCGCGCAGCGCCTGCTCGGCGAAACGGCGTGGCCCGTCAAGCGGATCGCCGCGCGCTGCGGCTTCGGTTCGGAGGAGACGCTGCGGCGCAGTTTCGTGCGCGTGCTCGGCGTGTCGCCGCAGGGTTATCGCGAGCGGTTCGTGCGGTGA
- a CDS encoding cupin, whose translation MNIIRSADFTADRAWGALDIANLHGITVRLHWTDTPYRWHVNDGEEVFAVLDGRVEMRYREAGVEYATVLDTGDVFHATVGTEHVAHPLGEARILVIETAGSA comes from the coding sequence ATGAACATTATCAGGAGTGCAGACTTCACAGCGGACCGCGCGTGGGGCGCACTCGACATCGCGAACCTGCACGGCATCACGGTCCGGTTGCACTGGACCGACACGCCCTATCGATGGCACGTGAACGACGGCGAGGAAGTGTTCGCGGTACTCGACGGCCGTGTCGAGATGCGCTACCGCGAGGCCGGCGTCGAGTACGCGACCGTGCTCGACACGGGCGACGTCTTCCACGCGACGGTGGGTACCGAGCATGTCGCGCATCCGCTCGGCGAAGCGCGCATCCTCGTGATCGAAACGGCAGGCAGCGCCTGA